From Kineosporia succinea, the proteins below share one genomic window:
- the hutH gene encoding histidine ammonia-lyase yields MSQATVQVGTGPVSEEDLVAVARHGAPVELTEEARRAVATSRARIEDLANNPTPVYGVSTGFGALASRHIPTELRAQLQRSLIRSHAAGSGPEVEREVVRALMLLRLSTLATGRTGVRLEVAETYAAVLSAGITPIVHEYGSLGCSGDLAPLAHVALALIGEGTVRDHRGQALEASQALEAAGIEPVVLAEKEGLALINGTDGMLGQLVLALADLDQLTRLADIAAAMSVEALLGTDRVFAADLQALRPHPGQAAAAANMTDILAKSQVVLSHREVCGIVQDAYSLRCAPQVAGAVRDTAAHARSVAARELASAVDNPVVTPDGRVESNGNFHGAPVAYVLDFLAIATADLAGISERRTDRMLDPARSHGLPAFLADDPGVDSGHMIAQYTQAAIVSELKRLAVPASVDSIPSSAMQEDHVSMGWSAARKLRRSIDGLRRVISIEILTAARALDLRAPLEPAPATAAVKSVLREHVEGPGTDRYLAPEIEAVVQLAVSGELVAAAERITGTLR; encoded by the coding sequence ATGAGCCAGGCAACCGTCCAGGTGGGCACCGGCCCCGTCTCCGAGGAAGACCTCGTCGCCGTCGCGCGTCACGGCGCCCCGGTCGAGCTCACCGAAGAAGCCCGGCGGGCCGTCGCCACCTCCCGCGCCCGCATCGAGGACCTCGCCAACAACCCGACCCCGGTCTACGGCGTGTCCACCGGTTTCGGCGCTCTGGCCAGCCGGCACATCCCCACCGAACTGCGGGCCCAGCTGCAGCGCAGCCTGATCCGCTCGCACGCCGCCGGTTCCGGGCCGGAGGTGGAGCGGGAGGTCGTGCGCGCGCTGATGCTGCTGCGCCTGTCCACGCTCGCCACCGGCCGCACCGGCGTGCGCCTCGAGGTCGCCGAGACCTACGCGGCCGTGCTGTCGGCGGGCATCACCCCGATCGTGCACGAGTACGGAAGCCTGGGCTGCTCGGGCGATCTCGCCCCGCTGGCCCACGTGGCCCTGGCGCTGATCGGTGAGGGGACCGTCCGCGACCACCGGGGGCAGGCACTCGAGGCCTCCCAGGCCCTGGAAGCAGCGGGAATCGAGCCCGTCGTCCTCGCCGAGAAGGAGGGCCTGGCCCTCATCAACGGCACCGACGGCATGCTCGGCCAGCTCGTGCTCGCCCTGGCCGACCTCGACCAGCTCACCCGTCTCGCCGACATCGCCGCCGCCATGAGCGTCGAGGCCCTGCTCGGCACCGACCGGGTGTTCGCCGCCGACCTGCAGGCCCTGCGCCCGCACCCGGGTCAGGCGGCGGCGGCCGCGAACATGACCGACATCCTGGCCAAGTCGCAGGTCGTGCTCAGCCACCGCGAGGTCTGCGGCATCGTGCAGGACGCCTACTCGCTGCGCTGCGCCCCCCAGGTCGCCGGCGCCGTGCGGGACACCGCCGCGCACGCCCGCAGCGTCGCCGCCCGCGAACTGGCCTCCGCCGTGGACAATCCCGTGGTGACGCCCGACGGCCGGGTGGAGTCGAACGGCAACTTCCACGGCGCCCCGGTGGCCTACGTGCTCGACTTCCTGGCCATCGCCACGGCCGACCTGGCCGGCATCAGCGAGCGCCGCACCGACCGCATGCTCGACCCGGCGCGCAGCCACGGCCTGCCCGCGTTCCTGGCCGACGACCCGGGCGTGGACTCCGGTCACATGATCGCCCAGTACACCCAGGCCGCCATCGTCTCCGAGCTCAAGCGCCTGGCCGTGCCGGCGAGCGTCGACTCGATCCCCTCGTCGGCCATGCAGGAGGACCACGTGTCGATGGGCTGGTCGGCCGCACGCAAGCTGCGCCGCTCGATCGACGGCCTGCGTCGCGTCATCTCGATCGAGATCCTCACCGCCGCGCGGGCTCTCGACCTGCGGGCCCCGCTGGAGCCGGCGCCCGCGACCGCCGCCGTGAAGAGCGTGCTGCGTGAGCACGTGGAGGGTCCGGGAACCGACCGCTACCTGGCTCCCGAGATCGAGGCCGTGGTGCAGCTGGCCGTCTCGGGTGAGCTGGTGGCCGCGGCCGAGCGGATCACCGGGACCCTCCGGTGA
- a CDS encoding alpha-hydroxy acid oxidase: protein MKPREIRELIQLRPPALDQVERRLAAARTVEDLHRFARRSLPRSVLDYVDGGADDELSLTGNVDAFRQWRFSPRSLVDVSAPSLEGSVLGERVALPLGLSPTGYTRMISPLGEPAVARAAAAAGIPYVLSTMATTSLEELARQAPDLDRWFQLYVWKDREMALKLVERAAAADYRVLEIAVDTAVSGYRVRDVRNGFTIPPSLTLGGLVDIGLRPRYWTGMLRSPSLEFANLTDAMSGGGYTIANITSQFDPAVSWDDIARIREVWPGKLLLKGPVSATDAVRAASLGVDGVHLSNHGGRQLDRTVAPIDLVAPVRAALGPDATVLVDSGVRHGADIAVALALGADACFVGRPYLWGLAAAGQPGVSKVIQLLADQLKRTMQLNGVTTIEALKSAEDLLIRR from the coding sequence GTGAAGCCCCGCGAGATCCGGGAACTCATCCAGCTCAGGCCCCCGGCGCTGGACCAGGTGGAACGCCGTCTGGCGGCGGCCAGGACGGTGGAGGACCTGCACCGGTTCGCACGCCGCTCGCTGCCGCGCAGTGTGCTCGACTACGTCGACGGCGGGGCCGACGACGAGCTGAGCCTGACCGGCAACGTCGATGCGTTCCGGCAGTGGCGCTTCAGTCCCCGCTCACTGGTGGACGTTTCGGCACCTTCGCTCGAAGGTTCCGTTCTCGGGGAGCGGGTCGCGCTGCCGCTGGGCCTGTCGCCGACCGGTTACACCCGCATGATCTCGCCCCTGGGGGAGCCGGCCGTGGCCCGGGCCGCGGCCGCGGCGGGGATCCCGTACGTGCTCTCGACCATGGCCACGACCTCGCTCGAGGAACTGGCCCGCCAGGCGCCCGATCTCGACCGGTGGTTCCAGCTCTACGTCTGGAAAGACCGCGAGATGGCGCTGAAGCTGGTCGAACGGGCGGCGGCGGCCGATTACCGGGTGCTCGAGATCGCCGTGGACACGGCCGTCTCGGGCTACCGGGTGCGCGACGTGCGCAACGGCTTCACCATCCCGCCGTCCCTGACACTGGGCGGCCTGGTCGACATCGGCCTGCGGCCCCGTTACTGGACCGGCATGCTCCGCAGCCCGTCGCTGGAGTTCGCCAATCTGACCGACGCGATGAGCGGTGGCGGTTACACCATCGCCAACATCACCTCGCAGTTCGACCCGGCCGTCAGCTGGGACGACATCGCCCGCATCCGCGAGGTCTGGCCCGGCAAACTGTTGCTGAAGGGCCCGGTCTCGGCCACGGACGCGGTGAGGGCGGCTTCCCTGGGCGTCGACGGCGTGCACCTGTCCAACCACGGCGGACGTCAGCTCGACCGCACGGTGGCCCCGATCGACCTGGTCGCCCCGGTGCGGGCGGCACTCGGGCCGGACGCCACGGTGCTCGTCGACTCCGGGGTGCGGCACGGCGCCGACATCGCGGTCGCCCTGGCCCTGGGGGCGGACGCCTGCTTCGTCGGCCGGCCCTACCTGTGGGGCCTCGCGGCCGCCGGGCAGCCCGGGGTGTCGAAGGTGATCCAGCTCCTGGCCGACCAGCTCAAGCGCACGATGCAGCTGAACGGTGTGACCACGATCGAGGCGCTGAAGTCCGCAGAGGACCTGCTGATCCGGCGCTGA
- a CDS encoding purine-cytosine permease family protein, producing MSTPTSAVTVETRTIDFVPETERHGSVRSLFTLWFGGNMQVTAVAAGAIAVAVGLPLGWALLASVLGHLLGAVFMALHSAQGPKLGIPQMIQSRAQFGYLGAVLPLLLVVLMYVGYFASSAVLNGQALASLTGLPVDVAIVVANAFTAALTIFGYRLLHATEKWLSAISGIAFAVLSIQLLRTYGLGDTGSGEFDVGLFLLAVAIAATWQLTYAPYVADYSRYLPEATSVRAAFWYTYTGTVLASSWMFAFGAVATSAAAGAFDGGSVDFIAGLGGAPVWLFLLVILAGNGAVNALNLYGMFMSTTTTLTALGTSRVGPALRTGLILLGAVVGTVIAVVGRENFLGNFTNFILLLAYFLIPWTSINLVDFYLVRKERYVIDDIFSATGRYGGVDWRAMTAYLVGIAIELPFVSSDFYAGPFVEPLGGADVSWIIGIFVAGGLYWALMTKYPVRRGFDALRGDAPVAS from the coding sequence ATGTCCACGCCCACCTCGGCCGTGACGGTCGAGACCCGCACCATCGACTTCGTCCCCGAGACCGAGCGTCACGGTTCGGTCCGGAGCCTGTTCACGCTCTGGTTCGGCGGCAACATGCAGGTCACCGCGGTGGCGGCCGGCGCGATCGCGGTCGCCGTCGGCCTGCCGCTGGGGTGGGCGCTGCTGGCCTCGGTGCTCGGCCACCTGCTGGGTGCCGTGTTCATGGCGCTGCATTCCGCGCAGGGGCCGAAACTCGGTATCCCGCAGATGATCCAGAGCCGGGCCCAGTTCGGTTACCTGGGCGCGGTGCTTCCCCTGCTGCTCGTGGTGCTGATGTACGTCGGGTACTTCGCGAGCAGCGCCGTGCTCAACGGGCAGGCGCTGGCCTCGCTGACGGGCCTTCCGGTCGACGTCGCCATCGTGGTCGCGAACGCGTTCACCGCGGCCCTGACCATCTTCGGCTACCGCCTGCTGCACGCGACCGAGAAGTGGCTCTCGGCCATCAGCGGCATCGCGTTCGCCGTGCTGTCCATCCAGCTGCTGCGCACCTACGGCCTGGGTGACACCGGTTCCGGTGAGTTCGACGTCGGCCTGTTCCTGCTGGCCGTCGCCATCGCGGCGACCTGGCAGCTGACCTACGCGCCCTACGTGGCCGACTACTCGCGGTACCTGCCCGAGGCCACGTCGGTGCGCGCGGCCTTCTGGTACACCTACACCGGCACCGTGCTGGCCTCCAGCTGGATGTTCGCGTTCGGCGCGGTGGCCACGTCGGCCGCGGCCGGGGCGTTCGACGGCGGCTCGGTCGACTTCATCGCCGGTCTCGGCGGCGCCCCGGTCTGGCTGTTCCTGCTGGTGATCCTGGCGGGCAACGGCGCGGTCAACGCCCTGAACCTCTACGGCATGTTCATGTCGACCACCACCACGCTGACGGCCCTGGGCACCAGCAGGGTCGGCCCCGCCCTGCGGACGGGCCTGATCCTGCTCGGCGCGGTGGTCGGAACGGTGATCGCGGTGGTCGGACGGGAGAACTTCCTGGGCAACTTCACCAACTTCATCCTGCTGCTGGCCTACTTCCTGATCCCGTGGACGTCCATCAACCTCGTGGACTTCTACCTGGTGCGGAAGGAGCGCTACGTCATCGACGACATCTTCAGCGCCACCGGGCGTTACGGTGGTGTGGACTGGCGCGCGATGACCGCCTACCTGGTCGGCATCGCGATCGAGCTGCCGTTCGTCAGCTCCGACTTCTACGCCGGCCCGTTCGTGGAACCCCTCGGCGGCGCGGACGTCTCGTGGATCATCGGCATCTTCGTGGCCGGTGGCCTGTACTGGGCCCTGATGACGAAGTACCCGGTGCGGCGCGGATTCGACGCGCTGCGGGGCGATGCGCCGGTGGCCTCGTGA
- the hisD gene encoding histidinol dehydrogenase — protein sequence MADTGVLRERGYWHEMDLPSRADLTTRGSAAIFDPKLREGILELLEDVRAHGDAAVLRALEKFDKTVITADQIKVSEAEFAAARSEISEDMIEAIRDSIAHVRSFNEQLVSHHGDWSFESEPGLRVGEKASPIASAGLFVPSGKGSYPSVLIQLAVPAVVAGVPQIAVVVPPIPGSNGKVDPAVLVAADELGIHDVFRTNGPAGIAALAFGTESIPAVRKICGPGSPPVTAAQVEVQRFGVASVMLLGPSESLILADDSADPRLLAADLLNEAEHGPDSTSVLVTDSTSLLAAVQAELATQIDRLPTPRDEYAATALGTNGGVVLVRDLVEGAQVANAFAPEHMQLVARDEDRVLDLLHDAAEILLGQNTTVAMANFFIGCPASLPTSGYAKVSSGVTANAFRKWSAVAKADRGALERSAKTVLTFCEHEGFPAHGATITARTAP from the coding sequence ATGGCCGACACCGGTGTTCTGCGCGAGCGCGGCTACTGGCACGAGATGGACCTTCCGTCGCGCGCCGACCTCACCACGCGCGGCAGCGCGGCGATCTTCGACCCGAAGCTGCGCGAGGGCATCCTCGAGCTGCTCGAGGACGTGCGGGCCCACGGCGACGCGGCGGTGCTGCGGGCGCTGGAGAAGTTCGACAAGACGGTCATCACGGCCGACCAGATCAAGGTGTCCGAGGCCGAGTTCGCGGCCGCGCGCTCCGAGATCAGCGAGGACATGATCGAGGCGATCCGCGACAGCATCGCCCACGTGCGCAGTTTCAACGAGCAGCTCGTCAGCCATCACGGTGACTGGTCGTTCGAGAGCGAGCCGGGCCTGCGGGTCGGCGAGAAGGCCAGCCCGATCGCCAGCGCCGGCCTGTTCGTGCCGAGCGGCAAGGGGTCGTACCCGTCCGTCCTCATCCAGCTCGCGGTGCCGGCCGTGGTCGCGGGCGTACCGCAGATCGCCGTGGTCGTGCCGCCGATCCCGGGCAGCAACGGCAAGGTCGACCCGGCCGTCCTGGTCGCCGCCGACGAGCTCGGTATCCACGACGTGTTCCGCACCAACGGCCCGGCCGGGATCGCGGCCCTGGCGTTCGGCACCGAGAGCATCCCGGCCGTGCGCAAGATCTGCGGCCCGGGCAGCCCACCCGTCACCGCCGCCCAGGTCGAGGTGCAGCGCTTCGGCGTGGCCAGCGTGATGCTGCTCGGCCCGAGCGAGAGCCTGATCCTCGCCGACGACTCGGCCGATCCCCGCCTGCTCGCCGCCGACCTGCTGAACGAGGCCGAGCACGGCCCGGACTCGACCAGCGTGCTCGTCACCGACAGCACGTCGCTGCTGGCCGCCGTGCAGGCCGAGCTCGCCACCCAGATCGACCGGCTCCCCACGCCGCGCGACGAGTACGCGGCCACGGCCCTCGGCACCAACGGCGGCGTGGTGCTCGTGCGTGACCTGGTGGAGGGCGCCCAGGTGGCGAACGCCTTCGCGCCCGAGCACATGCAGCTCGTGGCCCGTGACGAGGACAGGGTCCTCGACCTGCTGCACGACGCCGCGGAGATCCTGCTCGGCCAGAACACCACCGTGGCCATGGCCAACTTCTTCATCGGCTGCCCGGCCTCGCTCCCGACCAGCGGCTACGCCAAGGTCTCGAGCGGCGTCACGGCCAACGCCTTCCGCAAGTGGTCGGCGGTGGCCAAGGCCGACCGCGGCGCCCTGGAGCGCTCGGCCAAGACCGTTCTCACGTTCTGCGAGCACGAGGGTTTCCCGGCCCACGGCGCCACCATCACCGCGCGAACGGCCCCCTGA
- a CDS encoding IclR family transcriptional regulator encodes MTGSSSRVKSAERVLAVLDLLARHAGPVTTAAVSSELELPKSTTHHLLNVMLRQRYVAYWPDIRMWTLGVAAFEIGAAYHRSGHLQHAAQRYLSDLTARTGHTSHLAVLQGNDVIYLDKREPRGSGIRLVTDVGTRLPAHLTAVGRSLLSTLGTDALVSMYTGYDWPQRTDVRVASLGDLLPALDDVRRQGYALELGATTDGIECIAAPVLVADGSAVAAVGIAMVAGTGVDASALTASVLDAARSFSNSLTNENSGSGNTDAINETEI; translated from the coding sequence ATGACTGGCAGCAGCAGCCGTGTGAAGTCCGCCGAGCGGGTGCTGGCGGTGCTCGACCTCCTCGCCCGGCACGCCGGCCCGGTGACGACGGCCGCCGTCTCGTCCGAGCTCGAACTGCCCAAGAGCACCACCCACCACCTGCTCAACGTCATGCTGCGCCAGCGGTACGTGGCCTACTGGCCCGACATCCGGATGTGGACGCTGGGCGTGGCGGCCTTCGAGATCGGCGCGGCCTACCACCGCAGCGGCCACCTGCAGCATGCCGCCCAGCGGTACCTCAGCGACCTCACCGCGCGCACCGGGCACACCAGCCATCTCGCCGTCCTGCAGGGCAATGACGTCATCTACCTGGACAAACGCGAACCTCGGGGCTCCGGCATCCGGCTGGTCACCGACGTCGGCACCCGGCTTCCGGCCCACCTGACGGCGGTCGGACGGTCACTGCTGTCCACCCTCGGTACCGACGCGCTGGTGTCGATGTACACCGGCTACGACTGGCCCCAGCGCACCGACGTGCGGGTCGCGTCGCTGGGCGACCTGCTGCCCGCCCTGGACGACGTCCGGCGGCAGGGATACGCCCTGGAACTGGGCGCGACCACCGATGGCATCGAGTGCATCGCGGCCCCGGTGCTGGTCGCCGACGGCAGTGCGGTGGCCGCCGTCGGGATCGCGATGGTCGCCGGAACGGGTGTCGACGCGAGTGCCCTGACCGCTTCGGTGCTGGACGCCGCCCGCTCGTTCTCGAACTCCCTGACGAATGAGAACAGCGGCTCCGGAAACACCGACGCAATCAACGAAACAGAGATTTAA
- a CDS encoding zinc-dependent alcohol dehydrogenase translates to MKRTTPALMLQQDLTYEIGTRELAPREPGEVLVEVAWAGICGSDLHVVNTGAWVSYWPATIGHEVTGRVLESDNPALPVGTGVVLDSRIPRRRDDGALRADRLDADLAWLGEERPGGFAGLVTVPAESAFPVPDSLDLEDAVLAEPLAVTLCALDGVRSAPDRLLVLGFGPIGALTAAAARRRWPSCAVEVVEPGAGRAELARSMGFTVLDAPEGLFDVVVDAAGYPGALQAAVRATRNGGAVLLIALAHGPSSVESAMIVERSLSLTGSHGFDDEHLRQAITFLAEAPHEFRPVVSHRLRLAELPGFLTHGRPDAVKVLIKGQP, encoded by the coding sequence ATGAAGCGCACGACACCGGCGTTGATGCTCCAGCAGGACCTCACCTACGAGATCGGTACCCGCGAGCTGGCTCCCCGCGAGCCCGGCGAGGTGCTGGTGGAGGTCGCCTGGGCCGGGATCTGCGGCTCCGACCTGCACGTGGTGAACACCGGGGCCTGGGTCAGCTACTGGCCCGCCACGATCGGCCACGAGGTGACGGGGCGGGTGCTGGAGTCCGACAACCCGGCGCTGCCCGTGGGCACCGGCGTGGTGCTTGACTCCCGGATCCCCCGCCGCCGCGACGACGGCGCGCTGCGCGCCGACCGGCTCGACGCCGACCTGGCCTGGCTGGGCGAGGAACGCCCGGGGGGTTTCGCCGGGCTCGTCACCGTTCCGGCCGAAAGCGCCTTCCCGGTGCCGGATTCCCTGGATCTTGAGGACGCGGTGCTCGCCGAGCCGCTCGCGGTCACCCTGTGCGCGCTGGACGGCGTCCGATCCGCACCGGACCGGCTGCTCGTGCTCGGTTTCGGGCCGATCGGCGCCCTCACCGCCGCCGCCGCGCGCCGGCGCTGGCCGTCGTGCGCCGTCGAGGTGGTCGAACCCGGCGCCGGACGTGCGGAACTGGCCCGGAGCATGGGCTTCACCGTCCTTGACGCCCCCGAGGGACTTTTCGACGTGGTGGTGGACGCCGCCGGTTACCCGGGTGCCCTCCAGGCCGCGGTCCGGGCCACCCGCAACGGCGGTGCGGTCCTGCTCATCGCCCTGGCCCACGGCCCCAGCAGCGTCGAGTCGGCGATGATCGTGGAGCGCAGCCTCTCGCTGACCGGCAGCCACGGCTTCGACGACGAGCACCTGCGGCAGGCCATCACGTTCCTGGCCGAGGCCCCGCACGAGTTCCGCCCGGTCGTGTCCCACCGTCTGCGGCTCGCCGAACTGCCCGGCTTCCTCACCCACGGCCGCCCCGACGCGGTCAAGGTCCTGATCAAGGGGCAGCCATGA
- a CDS encoding SDR family NAD(P)-dependent oxidoreductase, protein MTRRYLVTGGTSGIGAAVARHLADEGAAVWITGTRRETLDPALSGSGVAGGSVCDVASASAVSQAFEDASANLGGLDGVFVNAGIDGQGVAAESLDPEQFTRLLAVNVTGILLCAQAAHARLARPGAIVINASVNAVRPETHFADYNASKAAAESLARSFALEWSAQGLCVTSVLPGYFPSRMTSPYLEDPQTRAELLARIPAGRFGEGAEIGATVSFLLSGQAQFLSGASIAIAGASNI, encoded by the coding sequence ATGACCCGGCGTTATCTCGTCACCGGCGGCACCAGCGGCATCGGGGCGGCCGTCGCACGGCATCTGGCCGACGAGGGGGCCGCGGTCTGGATCACCGGAACCCGGCGCGAGACACTGGATCCCGCCCTGTCCGGTTCCGGTGTGGCGGGTGGCAGTGTCTGCGACGTCGCGTCCGCCTCCGCCGTTTCCCAGGCTTTCGAGGACGCGTCGGCGAACCTCGGTGGACTGGACGGGGTTTTCGTCAACGCGGGCATCGACGGGCAGGGCGTCGCGGCGGAAAGCCTCGACCCCGAGCAGTTCACCAGGCTGCTGGCGGTGAACGTGACCGGGATCCTCCTGTGCGCCCAGGCGGCCCACGCGCGTCTGGCGCGCCCGGGCGCGATCGTGATCAACGCGTCCGTCAATGCGGTTCGGCCCGAGACGCACTTCGCCGACTACAACGCGAGCAAGGCCGCGGCCGAGTCGCTGGCCAGGTCGTTCGCGCTGGAGTGGAGCGCGCAGGGGCTGTGCGTCACGAGCGTGCTGCCCGGTTACTTCCCCTCCCGGATGACGTCGCCCTACCTCGAGGACCCGCAGACCCGGGCCGAGCTGCTGGCCCGGATCCCGGCCGGGCGCTTCGGCGAGGGGGCGGAGATCGGCGCCACGGTGTCGTTCCTGCTGTCCGGCCAGGCGCAGTTCCTGTCCGGGGCGAGCATCGCGATCGCGGGTGCGAGCAACATCTGA
- a CDS encoding HutD/Ves family protein, whose translation MLHRYASAPDEPWKNGAGTTRRLYADAGLRVSVATIAQDGPFSVFPGLERVFIPVDAAVALAVDGVVSRAEPWTATRFPGDATVSAGLLEGPTRVLNLMFDPALLTLGVRIEPVHGPVADAVLLTGEGLSSDGEPVSPLDLVLGEAGLHGLVARISRRPPACD comes from the coding sequence ATGCTGCACCGCTACGCGTCCGCACCCGACGAGCCCTGGAAGAACGGCGCCGGCACCACGCGCCGCCTCTACGCCGACGCCGGCCTCCGGGTCAGCGTCGCGACCATCGCCCAGGACGGCCCCTTCTCGGTCTTCCCGGGCCTGGAGCGGGTTTTCATACCGGTGGACGCGGCGGTCGCCCTGGCCGTCGACGGCGTCGTGTCTCGCGCGGAACCGTGGACCGCGACCCGCTTCCCGGGGGACGCGACGGTGTCCGCGGGCCTTCTCGAGGGGCCCACCCGCGTCCTCAATCTGATGTTCGACCCGGCCCTGCTCACGCTCGGCGTGCGGATCGAGCCGGTGCACGGACCGGTCGCGGACGCGGTTCTCCTGACGGGCGAGGGCCTCTCGAGCGACGGCGAGCCCGTGAGCCCGCTCGACCTGGTCCTGGGTGAGGCCGGGCTCCACGGCCTGGTCGCACGGATCAGCCGTCGACCGCCGGCCTGCGACTGA
- a CDS encoding VOC family protein, translating into MALRWEQVIVHAEDPAALGQWWADALGWVVDFAGDDEFEILPAPGRRPGIDFVRLAEAKQGKSRLHLDFRPDDQAAEVARLEGLGARRVDIGQGDASWVVLADPEGNEFCVLGARAATDG; encoded by the coding sequence ATGGCTCTTCGATGGGAACAGGTGATCGTGCACGCCGAGGATCCGGCGGCACTGGGGCAGTGGTGGGCGGACGCGCTGGGCTGGGTGGTCGACTTCGCCGGCGACGACGAGTTCGAGATCCTGCCGGCGCCCGGCCGCAGACCCGGCATCGACTTCGTGCGGCTCGCGGAGGCGAAGCAGGGCAAGAGCCGTCTGCACCTCGACTTCCGGCCCGACGACCAGGCCGCCGAGGTGGCCCGGCTGGAGGGGCTCGGGGCGAGGCGCGTCGACATCGGGCAGGGCGATGCGTCGTGGGTCGTGCTGGCCGATCCGGAGGGCAACGAGTTCTGCGTGCTGGGGGCGCGAGCCGCCACCGACGGCTGA